The following proteins are co-located in the Pseudomonas antarctica genome:
- a CDS encoding DegT/DnrJ/EryC1/StrS family aminotransferase — protein sequence MSQQPFLPFSKPTIDEATISAVGDVLRSGWITSGPKVQAFEAQLSEYFGGRPVRTFNSGTCTMEIALRIAGIGPGDEVITTPISWVATANVILEVGATPVFADIDPVTRNIDLAQVEAAITPRTKAIIPVYLAGLPLDMPMLYALANKYNLRIVEDAAQALGSSWNGKRIGATGDFVSFSFQANKNITSSEGGCLVLNNAEEARLAEKYRLQGVTRTGFDGLDVDVLGGKFNMTDIAAAIGLGQFAHIEKITAHRQNLARHYFKCFGSDFEETYGAQLPPADFENSNWHLFQLVLPERQDGLPARATFMEQMQAHGVGIGYHYPPIHLLSLYRAQGFKEGMFPVSERVGRLIVSLPMFTAMTEADVERSVAAVKAVLKAS from the coding sequence ATGAGCCAACAGCCCTTTCTGCCGTTTTCCAAACCTACCATTGATGAAGCCACCATCTCGGCGGTCGGCGACGTACTGCGCTCAGGCTGGATCACCAGCGGGCCAAAAGTGCAGGCGTTCGAAGCACAACTGTCGGAATACTTTGGCGGCCGTCCGGTACGCACCTTCAACTCCGGCACCTGCACCATGGAGATTGCCCTGCGCATCGCCGGGATCGGCCCTGGTGATGAAGTCATCACCACTCCCATTTCCTGGGTCGCCACCGCCAACGTCATTCTGGAAGTGGGCGCCACGCCGGTATTTGCCGATATCGACCCGGTCACCCGCAATATCGACCTGGCCCAGGTGGAAGCAGCGATCACCCCACGTACCAAGGCGATCATCCCGGTGTACCTGGCGGGCCTGCCCCTGGATATGCCGATGCTGTATGCACTGGCCAACAAGTACAACCTGCGTATCGTCGAAGACGCCGCCCAGGCGTTGGGTTCCAGCTGGAATGGCAAGCGTATCGGCGCTACGGGCGACTTCGTGTCGTTCAGCTTCCAGGCGAACAAGAACATCACGTCTTCCGAAGGGGGTTGCCTGGTGTTGAACAACGCCGAGGAAGCGCGCCTGGCAGAAAAATATCGCCTGCAGGGCGTTACCCGTACCGGCTTCGACGGCCTGGACGTAGATGTGTTGGGCGGCAAGTTCAACATGACCGACATTGCCGCAGCCATCGGCCTGGGGCAGTTTGCCCATATCGAGAAGATCACTGCCCATCGCCAGAACCTGGCACGGCACTACTTCAAGTGCTTCGGCAGTGACTTTGAAGAGACGTACGGCGCGCAACTTCCGCCGGCGGATTTCGAAAACAGCAACTGGCACCTGTTCCAGCTGGTACTGCCGGAGCGTCAGGATGGCCTGCCCGCGCGCGCGACCTTCATGGAGCAAATGCAGGCCCACGGCGTCGGCATTGGCTATCACTACCCGCCGATCCACCTGCTGAGCCTTTATCGGGCGCAGGGGTTCAAGGAAGGCATGTTCCCGGTGTCGGAGCGTGTTGGGCGTTTGATCGTGTCGTTGCCGATGTTCACGGCGATGACAGAAGCGGACGTGGAGCGGTCGGTCGCTGCGGTTAAAGCGGTACTGAAAGCGAGCTGA
- the gcvH gene encoding glycine cleavage system protein GcvH, with product MSDIPADLRFAESHEWARLEADGTVTVGISDHAQEALGDVVFVELTEVGSVFEATQQAGVVESVKAASDIYSPIAGEVIAVNDALSGEPELLNSDPYGAWIFKLKPSNPADLEKLLDAAGYKAAIGE from the coding sequence ATGAGCGATATCCCTGCCGACCTGCGTTTTGCCGAAAGTCACGAATGGGCCCGTCTGGAAGCTGACGGCACTGTGACCGTCGGGATCTCCGATCATGCCCAGGAAGCGTTGGGTGATGTGGTGTTCGTTGAGCTGACCGAAGTCGGCAGCGTGTTTGAGGCGACTCAGCAGGCGGGTGTGGTTGAATCGGTGAAAGCCGCTTCGGATATCTACTCGCCGATTGCTGGCGAAGTGATCGCGGTGAACGATGCCTTGAGCGGCGAGCCTGAGCTGTTGAACTCCGACCCGTACGGCGCCTGGATCTTCAAACTCAAGCCAAGCAACCCGGCTGATCTGGAAAAACTGCTGGATGCCGCCGGCTACAAAGCCGCCATCGGCGAGTAA
- the gcvT gene encoding glycine cleavage system aminomethyltransferase GcvT, which yields MGQRTPLYDLHLALGAKMVDFGGWDMPLHYGSQVEEHHQVRRDCGVFDVSHMTVIDVTGLQAKEWLQHLLANDVDRLHGCGRALYSAMLNEQGGVVDDMIVYRTETGYRLVVNAATRDQDMAWMQAQLGNYSVQLHERSELAMLAIQGPHARQKIAELVTQSRGTLIHQLKPFEGQVDGDWFIARTGYTGEDGLEIVLPAAQAPGFFNDLVGAGISPIGLGARDTLRLEAGMNLYGQDIHQDVSPLAANMAWSIAWEPADRQFIGRAALEAEKAGGVRFKLVGLVLEERGVLRAHQVVRIANVGEGEITSGSFSPTLSKSIALARVPTATADRAEVEIRGKWYPVRVVKPTFVRHGKTLI from the coding sequence ATGGGACAGCGTACGCCTCTGTATGACCTGCATCTCGCCCTCGGCGCGAAAATGGTCGATTTTGGCGGTTGGGATATGCCTCTGCATTACGGCTCGCAAGTTGAAGAGCACCATCAGGTGCGACGCGACTGCGGGGTGTTCGATGTATCTCATATGACCGTGATTGATGTCACAGGCCTTCAGGCCAAGGAATGGCTCCAGCACCTGCTGGCCAATGATGTCGATCGTTTGCATGGCTGCGGCCGTGCGCTTTACAGCGCCATGCTCAATGAGCAGGGCGGCGTGGTGGACGACATGATCGTCTACCGCACCGAGACGGGCTACCGGCTGGTGGTCAACGCCGCCACCCGTGACCAGGATATGGCCTGGATGCAGGCACAGTTGGGCAACTACTCGGTGCAACTGCATGAGCGGTCCGAGTTGGCGATGCTTGCCATTCAAGGGCCGCATGCCCGGCAGAAAATCGCCGAGTTGGTCACCCAGTCTCGCGGCACGCTGATCCATCAGCTCAAGCCGTTTGAAGGCCAGGTCGACGGCGATTGGTTTATCGCCCGCACGGGTTACACCGGTGAGGATGGCCTGGAAATTGTCCTGCCTGCCGCCCAGGCACCGGGATTTTTCAACGATCTGGTCGGTGCCGGTATTTCACCCATTGGCCTTGGCGCCCGCGATACCCTGCGCCTGGAAGCCGGCATGAATCTGTATGGCCAGGATATTCACCAGGATGTTTCGCCCCTGGCGGCCAATATGGCCTGGAGTATTGCCTGGGAGCCTGCCGATCGCCAATTCATCGGCCGTGCCGCCCTCGAGGCGGAAAAGGCAGGCGGAGTGCGATTCAAATTGGTCGGGCTGGTGCTGGAGGAGCGTGGGGTTTTACGTGCTCACCAAGTGGTTCGTATCGCCAATGTTGGCGAAGGAGAGATCACCAGTGGTAGTTTCTCTCCTACGCTGAGCAAATCCATTGCGCTGGCGCGTGTGCCGACGGCCACTGCCGATCGGGCCGAAGTGGAAATCCGCGGTAAGTGGTACCCGGTTCGAGTGGTCAAACCGACCTTCGTGCGCCATGGCAAAACCTTGATCTAA
- a CDS encoding ABC transporter permease, with protein sequence MAHPAQRRWYLPVFTVAALVLLPLSVLLLSWQSIDTQIWSHLWETQMPRLLGNTLTLVLGVGVGVTLLGVSLAWLTSLCEFPGRRWLDWALMLPFAIPAYVLAFVFVGLLDFAGPVQTLLREWLGSGLRLPRVRSTGGVIIVLVLVFYPYVYLLARTAFLAQGKGLMEAARVLGQSPWQAFWRVALPMARPAIGAGVALALMETLADFGAVSVFNFDTFTTAIYKTWYGFFSLSSAAQLASLLLLVVMLVLYGERRARGASRAGNERPRGKALYHLRGFKAAAASAWCGLVFACAFVIPMLQLVAWFWQRGRFDLDERYTGLIVHTLYLGGIAALITVSVALILAFANRLAPTRAIRSGISLANVGYALPGSVLAVSIMLAFSYLDRELVVPLSGWLGGAGKPLLLGSLSALVLAYLVRFLAVAYGPLENSLARIRPSLPEAARSLGVSGPRLFCKVYLPLLLPGTLSAALLVFVDVLKEMPATLLMRPFGWDTLAVRIFEMTSEGEWARASLPALTLVLVGLLPVIGLIRRSARQIG encoded by the coding sequence TTGGCCCACCCCGCCCAACGCCGCTGGTACCTGCCGGTCTTCACCGTCGCCGCTCTGGTACTGCTGCCGCTGAGCGTGCTGTTGCTGTCCTGGCAAAGCATCGACACGCAGATCTGGTCGCACTTGTGGGAAACCCAGATGCCACGTCTGCTGGGCAACACGCTGACCCTGGTGCTGGGCGTCGGCGTTGGTGTGACGCTGCTCGGCGTGAGCCTGGCCTGGCTGACCAGCCTCTGCGAATTTCCCGGGCGGCGCTGGCTCGACTGGGCCCTGATGCTGCCTTTCGCTATTCCTGCCTACGTGCTGGCCTTCGTGTTTGTCGGCCTGCTCGATTTCGCAGGGCCGGTCCAAACCCTGCTGCGTGAATGGTTGGGCAGCGGTCTACGCCTGCCGCGCGTGCGTTCCACTGGCGGTGTGATCATCGTGTTGGTGCTGGTGTTCTACCCCTACGTCTATCTTCTGGCGCGCACCGCGTTTTTGGCTCAGGGCAAAGGCTTGATGGAGGCGGCGCGAGTGCTCGGCCAATCGCCCTGGCAAGCGTTCTGGCGCGTGGCGCTGCCCATGGCACGTCCGGCGATTGGCGCTGGCGTAGCGTTGGCGTTGATGGAGACCCTGGCAGATTTCGGCGCAGTCTCGGTATTCAACTTCGACACCTTTACCACCGCCATCTACAAGACGTGGTACGGCTTTTTCAGCCTTTCCAGCGCCGCCCAACTCGCCAGCCTGTTGCTGCTGGTGGTAATGCTGGTGCTCTATGGCGAACGACGTGCCCGAGGTGCCAGCCGCGCGGGCAATGAGCGGCCACGCGGCAAGGCGCTGTATCACCTGCGCGGGTTCAAGGCCGCAGCTGCCAGTGCTTGGTGTGGTTTGGTGTTTGCCTGTGCCTTTGTTATCCCGATGCTGCAACTGGTTGCCTGGTTCTGGCAGCGGGGTCGGTTCGATCTGGATGAGCGTTATACCGGCTTGATCGTTCACACCCTCTACCTGGGCGGCATCGCGGCCCTGATCACGGTCAGCGTTGCGTTGATATTGGCCTTTGCCAACCGTCTGGCGCCGACGCGCGCGATTCGCTCCGGAATCAGCCTGGCCAATGTCGGCTATGCCTTGCCGGGCTCTGTGCTGGCGGTGTCGATCATGCTGGCGTTCAGCTACCTGGACCGTGAGCTGGTAGTGCCGTTGTCAGGTTGGCTCGGCGGTGCTGGCAAGCCTTTGTTGCTCGGTAGCCTGTCCGCGCTGGTCCTGGCGTATCTGGTGCGTTTTCTGGCGGTGGCCTACGGGCCGCTGGAAAACAGCCTGGCGCGAATCCGGCCGTCTTTACCGGAAGCGGCGCGCAGCCTCGGCGTAAGTGGGCCACGACTGTTTTGCAAAGTGTATCTGCCGCTATTGCTGCCGGGGACATTGAGCGCGGCGCTGCTGGTGTTCGTCGATGTGCTCAAGGAAATGCCTGCGACCCTGCTGATGCGCCCGTTTGGCTGGGACACCCTGGCGGTACGGATCTTTGAAATGACCAGTGAAGGGGAATGGGCGCGGGCGTCGTTGCCGGCACTGACACTGGTGTTGGTGGGCCTGTTGCCGGTGATCGGCCTGATCCGACGCTCTGCACGACAAATCGGTTAG
- a CDS encoding extracellular solute-binding protein: MLAPKRLLTALALTLIGSTTVQAADEVVVYSSRIDELIKPVFDAYTQKTGVQVKFITDKEAPLMQRIKAEGENATADLLLTVDAGNLWQAEQMGILQPFTSEVINKNIPLQYRASSHAWTGLSLRARTIAYSTDRVKPGDLTTYEALADKQWEGRLCLRTAKKVYNQSLTATLIETHGAARTEEIVKGWVSNLSTDVFSDDIAVLEAINAGQCDVGIVNTYYYGRLHKQKPDLAVKLFWPNQGDRGVHVNLSGIGLTKHAPHPEAAKALVEWMTTAEAQKIFADVNQEFPANPAVPPSAEVATWGKFIADTLPVEVAGKRQAEAIRLMDRAGWN, translated from the coding sequence ATGTTGGCACCCAAGCGCCTCCTGACTGCCCTGGCACTCACCCTTATCGGCAGCACCACCGTGCAGGCAGCCGACGAAGTCGTGGTCTACTCCTCGCGCATCGACGAACTGATCAAGCCGGTGTTCGACGCCTACACCCAGAAAACCGGGGTGCAGGTGAAGTTCATCACCGACAAGGAAGCCCCGCTGATGCAGCGGATCAAGGCCGAAGGCGAAAACGCTACGGCTGACCTGCTGCTGACCGTCGACGCCGGCAACCTCTGGCAGGCCGAGCAGATGGGCATCCTGCAGCCGTTCACCTCTGAAGTGATCAATAAGAACATTCCCCTGCAATACCGCGCTTCCAGCCACGCGTGGACGGGTCTTAGCCTGCGCGCGCGGACCATCGCCTATTCCACTGACCGGGTAAAACCGGGCGACTTGACCACTTACGAAGCCCTGGCCGACAAGCAGTGGGAAGGTCGACTGTGCCTGCGCACCGCAAAAAAGGTCTACAACCAGTCGCTGACTGCCACCCTGATCGAAACCCATGGCGCGGCCAGGACCGAAGAAATCGTCAAGGGCTGGGTCAGCAACCTGTCCACCGACGTGTTCTCCGATGACATCGCAGTGCTTGAAGCCATCAACGCCGGGCAGTGCGACGTGGGTATCGTCAACACCTACTACTATGGCCGCCTGCACAAGCAGAAGCCGGACCTGGCGGTGAAGCTGTTCTGGCCGAACCAGGGCGACCGTGGCGTGCACGTGAACCTGTCAGGCATTGGCCTGACCAAGCATGCGCCGCACCCGGAGGCTGCCAAGGCCTTGGTGGAGTGGATGACCACGGCTGAGGCGCAGAAGATTTTTGCCGATGTGAACCAGGAGTTCCCGGCTAACCCTGCCGTGCCGCCGTCAGCGGAAGTGGCGACCTGGGGCAAGTTCATCGCCGATACCTTGCCGGTGGAAGTGGCGGGCAAGCGCCAGGCTGAGGCCATTCGCTTGATGGACCGCGCTGGCTGGAACTAA